A region from the Panicum hallii strain FIL2 chromosome 1, PHallii_v3.1, whole genome shotgun sequence genome encodes:
- the LOC112880301 gene encoding uncharacterized protein LOC112880301 has product MEGDLPQHALIPGGAPCDLAQQSHLSTQPQMVQARQGTLAAPAADQMQELGNVEEAPLGLKEDASGKAMATASQWHRVKWTGDMVKLLVSAVSYVDEDIDADQGGARRMGKWRLVSSAMTKRGFAVSPQQCEDKFHDLNKKYKRVTEILGLGTACKFVENPALLEEAGLSWKLKEKAKKLLSSKHLHFEQMCSYHNRNRACLLDDRVLLRMLRRMARMSPSKNYPFEYDKDNQVLICDDNQVLICDDDDEGGEFNRDLEVTAEDHVTKKLPQAAAQGSGGPADEKDPSHMDAAQIHRERLEIKRDMLKIKKRRLKRMRSIKEQEWELQKMRMDNEMMDLENDQLELELELKEMEMGIQPKRI; this is encoded by the coding sequence ATGGAGGGGGATCTGCCACAGCATGCCCTAATCCCAGGCGGAGCCCCCTGCGATCTGGCGCAGCAGTCCCACCTTTCCACCCAGCCCCAGATGGTTCAGGCTCGCCAGGGCACGTTGGCTGCCCCCGCGGCGGACCAGATGCAGGAGCTCGGGAATGTGGAGGAGGCCCCGCTGGGCCTCAAGGAGGACGCCAGCGGCAAGGCGATGGCCACGGCCTCCCAGTGGCACCGGGTCAAGTGGACCGGCGACATGGTCAAGCTGCTCGTGTCGGCCGTGTCCTACGTTGACGAGGACATCGACGCGGACCAGGGCGGGGCGAGGAGGATGGGCAAGTGGAGGCTGGTCTCCTCGGCCATGACCAAGAGGGGGTTCGCAGTGTCGCCACAGCAGTGCGAGGACAAGTTCCACGACCTCAACAAGAAGTACAAGAGGGTTACCGAGATCCTTGGCCTAGGAACGGCATGTAAGTTCGTCGAGAATCCGGCGCTCCTTGAAGAGGCGGGTCTATCTTGGAAGCTCAAGGAGAAGGCCAAGAAGCTCCTGAGCTCCAAGCACCTGCACTTCGAGCAGATGTGCTCCTACCACAACCGTAACCGGGCGTGCCTGCTTGATGATCGAGTCCTTCTAAGGATGCTGCGGCGGATGGCGCGTATGAGTCCTTCAAAGAATTACCCGTTTGAATATGATAAGGATAATCAGGTATTGATTTGTGATGATAATCAGGTATTGATttgtgatgatgatgatgagggtGGAGAGTTCAACCGTGATCTGGAGGTCACTGCTGAAGATCATGTCACCAAGAAGCTGCCACAAGCTGCTGCTCAGGGATCTGGTGGTCCAGCAGATGAGAAGGATCCAAGTCATATGGATGCAGCTCAAATCCATAGAGAACGTCtggagataaaaagagatatgTTGAAAATCAAGAAGAGACGTTTGAAGCGGATGAGGTCCATCAAGGAGCAGGAATGGGAACTGCAGAAGATGAGGATGGACAATGAAATGATGGACCTGGAAAATGACcagctggagctggagctggagctTAAGGAAATGGAGATGGGCATCCAACCAAAGAGGATTTAG